Proteins encoded in a region of the Eschrichtius robustus isolate mEscRob2 chromosome 14, mEscRob2.pri, whole genome shotgun sequence genome:
- the UFD1 gene encoding ubiquitin recognition factor in ER-associated degradation protein 1 isoform X1 — protein sequence MFSFNMFDHPIPRVFQNRFSTQYRCFSVSMLAGPNDRSDVEKGGKIIMPPSALDQLSRLNITYPMLFKLTNKNSDRMTHCGVLEFVADEGICYLPHWMMQNLLLEEGGLVQVESVNLQVATYSKFQPQSPDFLDITNPKAVLENALRNFACLTTGDVIAINYNEKIYELRVMETKPDRAVSIIECDMNVDFDAPLGYKEPERQAQHEEAAEGEADHSGYAGELGFRAFSGSGNRLDGKKKGVEPSPSPIKPGDIKRGIPNYEFKLGKITFIRNSRPLVKKVEEDEAGGRFVAFSGEGQSLRKKGRKP from the exons ATG TTCTCCTTCAACATGTTCGACCACCCGATTCCCCGGGTCTTCCAGAACCGCTTCTCCACACAGTACCGCTGCTTCTCCGTGTCCATGCTCGCGGGGCCTAATGACAGGTCAGATgtggagaaaggagggaaga TAATTATGCCACCCTCAGCCCTCGACCAACTCA GCCGACTTAACATCACCTACCCCATGCTGTTCAAACTGACCAACAAGAACTCGGACCGCATGACTCACTGTGGCGTGCTGGAGTTTGTGGCTGACGAGGGCATCTGCTACCTCCCGCACTGG ATGATGCAGAACCTGCTGCTGGAGGAGGGGGGCCTGGTTCAGGTAGAGAGCGTCAACCTGCAGGTGGCCACATACTCCAAGTTCCAGCCCCAGAGCCCCGACTTCCTGGACATCACCAACCCCAAGGCCGT GTTAGAAAACGCATTGAGAAACTTTGCGTGTCTGACCACCGGGGATGTGATTGCCATCAACTACAACGAGAAG ATCTATGAGCTGCGGGTGATGGAGACCAAGCCTGACAGGGCTGTGTCCATCATCGAGTGTGACATGAAC GTGGACTTCGATGCTCCACTGGGCTACAAGGAGCCGGAGAGACAAGCCCAGCATGAGGAGGCAGCC GAAGGCGAAGCTGACCACAGCGGCTATGCCGGGGAGCTGGGCTTCCGC GCCTTCTCCGGCTCCGGGAATAGATTGGACGGGAAGAAGAAAGGTGTagagcccagcccctccccaatCAAGCCCGGAGACATCAAGAG AGGAATTCCCAACTATGAATTTAAACTTGGTAAGATCACGTTCATCAGAAATTCACGTCCACTGGTCAAAAAGGTTGAAGAG
- the UFD1 gene encoding ubiquitin recognition factor in ER-associated degradation protein 1 isoform X2 — protein sequence MFDHPIPRVFQNRFSTQYRCFSVSMLAGPNDRSDVEKGGKIIMPPSALDQLSRLNITYPMLFKLTNKNSDRMTHCGVLEFVADEGICYLPHWMMQNLLLEEGGLVQVESVNLQVATYSKFQPQSPDFLDITNPKAVLENALRNFACLTTGDVIAINYNEKIYELRVMETKPDRAVSIIECDMNVDFDAPLGYKEPERQAQHEEAAEGEADHSGYAGELGFRAFSGSGNRLDGKKKGVEPSPSPIKPGDIKRGIPNYEFKLGKITFIRNSRPLVKKVEEDEAGGRFVAFSGEGQSLRKKGRKP from the exons ATGTTCGACCACCCGATTCCCCGGGTCTTCCAGAACCGCTTCTCCACACAGTACCGCTGCTTCTCCGTGTCCATGCTCGCGGGGCCTAATGACAGGTCAGATgtggagaaaggagggaaga TAATTATGCCACCCTCAGCCCTCGACCAACTCA GCCGACTTAACATCACCTACCCCATGCTGTTCAAACTGACCAACAAGAACTCGGACCGCATGACTCACTGTGGCGTGCTGGAGTTTGTGGCTGACGAGGGCATCTGCTACCTCCCGCACTGG ATGATGCAGAACCTGCTGCTGGAGGAGGGGGGCCTGGTTCAGGTAGAGAGCGTCAACCTGCAGGTGGCCACATACTCCAAGTTCCAGCCCCAGAGCCCCGACTTCCTGGACATCACCAACCCCAAGGCCGT GTTAGAAAACGCATTGAGAAACTTTGCGTGTCTGACCACCGGGGATGTGATTGCCATCAACTACAACGAGAAG ATCTATGAGCTGCGGGTGATGGAGACCAAGCCTGACAGGGCTGTGTCCATCATCGAGTGTGACATGAAC GTGGACTTCGATGCTCCACTGGGCTACAAGGAGCCGGAGAGACAAGCCCAGCATGAGGAGGCAGCC GAAGGCGAAGCTGACCACAGCGGCTATGCCGGGGAGCTGGGCTTCCGC GCCTTCTCCGGCTCCGGGAATAGATTGGACGGGAAGAAGAAAGGTGTagagcccagcccctccccaatCAAGCCCGGAGACATCAAGAG AGGAATTCCCAACTATGAATTTAAACTTGGTAAGATCACGTTCATCAGAAATTCACGTCCACTGGTCAAAAAGGTTGAAGAG
- the CDC45 gene encoding cell division control protein 45 homolog yields the protein MFVSDFRKEFYEVVQSQRVLLFVASDVDALCACKILQALFQCDHVQYTLVPVSGWQELETAFLEHKEQFHYFILINCGANVDLLDILQPDEDTVFFVCDTHRPVNVVNVYNDAQIKLLIKQDDDLEVPAYDDIFRDEEKDKEHSGNESDEGSEPSEKRTRLEEEIEERTLKRRKRREWEARRRDILFDYEQYEYHGTSSAMVMFDLAWMMSKDLSDMLWWAIVGLTDQWVQDKITQMKYVTDVGILQRHVSRHNHRHEDEEHALSVDCMRISFEYDLRLALYQHWSLHDSLCNTCYTAARFKLWSLHGQKRLQEFLADVGLPLKQVKQKFQSMDVSLKENLREMIEESANKFGMKDMRVQTFSIHFGFKHKFLASDVVFATMSLMESPEKDGSGTDNFIQALDSLSRGNLDKLYRGLELAKQQLRATQQTIASCLCTNLIISQGPFLYCSLMEGTPDVVLFSRPAALSLLSKHLLKSFVCSTKNRRCKLLPLVMAAPLSAEQGTITMVGIPPETDSSDRKNFFGRAFEKAAEGTNSRTLHNHFDLSVIELKAEDRSKFLDALVSLLS from the exons ATGTTCGTGTCAGATTTCCGCAAGGAGTTCTACGAGGTGGTCCAGAGCCAG AGGGTCCTTCTTTTCGTGGCCTCGGACGTGGACGCTCTGTGCGCTTGCAAGATCCTTCAG GCCCTGTTCCAGTGTGACCACGTGCAGTATACGCTGGTTCCAGTTTCTGGGTGGCAAGAACTTGAAACTGCATTTCTTGAGCATAAAGAACAG ttccactattttatcctcaTAAACTGTGGCGCTAACGTGGACCTGTTGGATATCCTTCAACCCGACGAAGACACTGTATTTTTCGTGTGTGACACTCACAGGCCAGTCAATGTCGTGAACGTGTACAACGATGCCCAG ATCAAACTGCTCATTAAACAAGATGATGACCTTGAAGTTCCCGCCTATGACGACATTTTTAGGGATGAAGAGAAGGATAAAGAACATTCGGGAAACGAAAGTGACGAGGGGTCAGAGCCTTCTGAGAAGCGCACACGGTTGGAGGAG GAGATCGAGGAGCGAACCTTGAAGAGGAGGAAGCGAAGAGAATGGGAGGCCCGGAG AAGAGACATACTCTTTGACTATGAGCAGTACGAATATCACGGGACGTCG TCGGCCATGGTGATGTTTGACCTGGCGTGGATGATGTCCAAGGACCTGAGCGACATGCTGTG GTGGGCCATCGTTGGACTAACGGACCAGTGGGTGCAAGACAAGATCACCCA GATGAAGTACGTGACCGATGTGGGCATCCTGCAGCGGCACGTGTCCCGGCACAACCACCGGCATGAGGACGAGGAACACGCGCTCTCCGTCGACTGCATGCGCATCTCCTTCGAGTACGA CCTCCGCCTGGCTCTCTATCAGCACTGGTCCCTCCACGACAGCCTGTGTAACACGTGCTACACTGCGGCCAGATTCAAGCTCTGGTCCCTTCACGGGCAGAAGCGGCTGCAGGAGTTCCTCGCGGATGTGGG TCTCCCCCTGAAACAGGTGAAGCAGAAGTTTCAGTCCATGGACGTCTCCTTGAAGGAGAATTTGCGGGAGATGATTGAAGAGTCTGCGAATAAATTTGG CATGAAGGACATGCGCGTCCAGACTTTCAGCATCCATTTTGGCTTCAAGCATAAGTTCCTGGCCAGTGATGTGGTCTTCGCCACCATGTCGCTAATGGAGAGCCCCGAGAAAGACGGCTCTGGGACGGATAACTTCATCCAGGCTCTGGACAGTCTCTCCAG GGGGAACCTGGACAAGCTGTACCGCGGCCTGGAGCTCGCCAAGCAGCAGCTGCGCGCCACACAGCAGACCATCGCCAGCTGCCTCTGCACCAACCTCATCATTTCCCAGGGGCCCTTCCTCTACTGCTCCCTCATGGAG GGCACCCCAGACGTTGTGCTGTTCTCCAGGCCAGCCGCCCTGAGCCTGCTCAGCAAGCACCTGCTCAAGTCCTTCGTGTGCTCG ACGAAGAACCGGCGCTGCAAGCTACTGCCCTTGGTGATGGCCGCTCCCCTGAGCGCGGAGCAGGGCACCATAACCATGGTGGGCATCCCCCCGGAGACCGACAGCTCGGACAGAAAGAA CTTTTTTGGCCGGGCGTTTGAGAAGGCGGCGGAGGGCACCAACTCCCGGACACTGCACAACCATTTCGATCTCTCAG TGATTGAGCTGAAAGCCGAGGACCGCAGCAAGTTCCTGGACGCGCTCGTGTCCCTCCTGTCCTAG
- the CLDN5 gene encoding claudin-5 — translation MGSAALEILGLVLCLVGWVGLILACGLPMWQVTAFLDHNIVTAQTTWKGLWMSCVVQSTGHMQCKVYDSVLALSTEVQAARALTVGAVLLALVALFVTLAGAQCTTCVAPGPGKARVALTGGALYALCGLLALVPLCWFANIVVREFYDPTVPMSQKYELGAALYIGWAASALLMCGGGLVCCGAWVCAGRPDFGFPVKYSAPRRPTASGDYDKKNYV, via the coding sequence ATGGGGTCGGCGGCGCTGGAGATTCTCGGCCTGGTGTTGTGCCTGGTGGGCTGGGTGGGCCTGATCCTGGCGTGCGGGCTGCCGATGTGGCAGGTGACCGCTTTCCTGGACCACAACATCGTGACGGCGCAGACCACCTGGAAGGGGCTGTGGATGTCGTGCGTGGTGCAGAGCACAGGGCACATGCAGTGCAAGGTGTACGACTCTGTGCTGGCGCTGAGCACAGAGGTGCAGGCGGCGCGGGCGCTCACCGTGGGCGCCGTGCTCCTGGCGCTTGTCGCGCTCTTCGTGACCCTGGCGGGCGCGCAGTGCACCACCTGCGTGGCCCCCGGCCCGGGTAAGGCGCGCGTGGCCCTCACGGGCGGCGCGCTCTACGCGCTCTGCGGGCTGCTGGCGCTCGTGCCGCTCTGCTGGTTCGCCAACATCGTGGTCCGGGAGTTCTACGACCCGACCGTGCCCATGTCGCAGAAGTACGAGCTGGGCGCCGCGCTTTACATCGGCTGGGCCGCCTCGGCGCTGCTCATGTGCGGCGGCGGCCTCGTGTGCTGCGGCGCCTGGGTCTGCGCCGGCCGCCCCGACTTCGGCTTCCCGGTCAAGTACTCGGCGCCGCGGCGGCCTACGGCCAGCGGCGACTACGACAAGAAGAACTATGTTTGA